GACGATAAGAGTTCAAGAAGGAACGAGAATGGCTCAGAATTTGAGGAGATTGACACAGAttgtaattttcttaaaaaatattagTTCAGTGGGATAGAAAAACACCTTACAGACGATAATAGACCCTGAAGGAACGAGGATGGCTCAGAATTTGAGacacaaattgtaaaaaaattaaaaaattaaaccagtGAGATCGAAAAACACTTTAGAGACGATAATAGACCCAGAAGGAACGACGATGGCTTTTGACTTGAGAAGATTGACACGAAttgtaattttcttaaaaatatgaGTTCAGTAAGATTGAAAAACATCTTAGAGACGATAATAGACCCAGAAGGAACGAGGATGGCATAGAATTTGAGAAGATTGACACGGATTGTAATTTTCTAAAAAACATGAGTGGTAGAAAAACACAGATGAGATAATAGACCAATAAGGAACAAAGATGGAGAATATTTACAGTGATTGTAAATGACGAGGTGAAATTTTTCAGGCCAAGCTCTGAATGATAGACCGACCGTTATGTTGCTTATTGTCTGTTCTGTGtcttattttctttaactgagtGTAGCCTTTTATTTTTGTACTAAATTATTGTTAGAAATGAGTTAGATACTAGAGGGAAATCACAAAAATCTACCATTTGCCTTAGCCTTTACGCTTATAAACCTATGTAACTGTTGTATGAGTCCTAGTGTCAACTTGAGTAGATTAGTAGCACTGAATGAGGTCTCGCCTTCATCATTGTGTGGGGAGAAGGAATCTTTGACAACATGGCAGAAATGACACTAGTTACGTGTGTGACTCTTATCACGGCAGGCCGTGTTGTTTGTTCAAGTTTCTAAAGGCAAGGAACGCCTAAACAAATATGTCCGCGAGTTTGTGAACCAGCATCTTACAATCTAACCCAGAAACGCTGGGGagtttttgtcactttttatACTCAAAAGTATCACTTAGCCATATTTGGATCATCTAATTCAGAGAAATATTTGCTGTGTAATGGTTTTGACGTAGAAGGagagaatttttaaatttaggaACAACATCCTGGTGCCTTCAGGATCTACGTGTGTGACATCTGTCATAATGTCATAATGTTTGTTGTACTTTTGGAAATTCAGTGTAGTAGGAGAGATGTAAGCAAACATTCCAGTGATGTCATTTTTCCTCGTGTCTGTTTAGTCACGTATAGTACTCAACAACAAGAACCCGGACCATTTTCTAAGTTCATCGATAGAGGAAATTATGGAGTGTCTCCCTTATTAACGATAAATTGGTTAAGGAGAGTTGTTCGTTATTAGCGTGCGGATGCTAATGTTAAAATCTCGCTAAAACCACCGGATAAGCTGACCTAAGGGATACTGTTGATAGTCACCAAGTCTGAACAAGCGGAAGgatttatttgttgaagattAGTCAAAACAAGCCATCGAAATGACATCTGGGAAAAGTGTTGCATTCTTCTGATAACTGAACAATAATGTCATCAGTTCGCTTTGATACTTGCAATTTTCGATTTTGTCCTCCCGAGCAAGCTTTGCTTTCTTTAACGAGAAATATTTTACGATTTTATTACACTGATCAAAAGTTTTGATCTAATTTCGCTTATTTATTTGACAGGGCCTTTCTAAAATTGTGTCGTTGTTTCATTCAAACCGAAATTACCATTTCAATGAGTGGCGTAGCATTATCACACCCAATGTTTGTATTTTCCGGCGAAagattattaaaattaaatttcgtTTCTGCGCTTCGACAAAAGAACGCGCAGATATGTGATTTGAATAGGCGGCTTGGATTATggcagaacaaagaaaaatgaacgcTTTTTCTCGTATTCACGCCACATTTCGTATTGGGGCATTGGTGATTTTGTTCCACTTCACTCAGTTAGGTACGTTTCATATGCTAGTCTTCATTTGTTATTTCTAGAAGCGCTCGATACTTTTCAATTCTACATGTGCGCCGAGGAACATCACCTCATCATTAAATATGGTCAATTTGTATTAGTTTTTGAGTGAAATCCTGATGATTTTGTGGAATTAAGGGGCCAAATTTTGAGGTTGCTTTTAaatttctgatttgtgtgaaaaAGTAAAAGATCACGGGATGATTTCAGGGTTTTCGTGTAAAGCCTTATACAGACCGCCTACTCAAGTTTGCTGTTTTTGTACCACTCTGATGGAGTATTCAATTCGCTCATGAAAATCACAGCTTTAAACTATTAGAGCTtaagtttttattgtttttgttgcatTAAGATCGTTAAGTAAGGTAGCAAGGATTTCGCTAGTCTCGCTAAAGCCAATTTATTTTCGGACATTGTTTCGAGGTGATTGCGATGTCGTGTATTTACACATATGTGGGTTTGGTCTTTAACGCAGGACGTAGTTTTTAAagctggtaatttagtgttgacaactgatttgaaaacgtaaattggccaccgtatcgagttaaaaggctgacgtttcgagcgttagcccttcgtcgctctgacgtttagagcgttagcccttcgtcagagcgacgtTAGCCGTTTatctctttatggtggccaatttacgttttcaactcagttgttaactctaaattacctgctatactctcccaccgacgcagcaccacactttctttagaaactttaccccctttattcttaGTTTTTTGAAAGTCGTTTGTCCTTGCACTGCCTTTGCGTAATCTCCTAGCAGTGACCAAAAATGACTCTCTCCCTCAGATATCgatacattttcaagcagaaagttgggagaaaaagtgaaaagatCGGTAAAGATTTAATCGTTTAATTTAGTACGAAATTTTCTGAGCTAGatgtaaaagaaatgtatacGAACAGCGCAGAGAAGTGCTAGTTAGGTCTTAGGGGTGATAGGGATAATTTGCGTCGTGATGTCGTGAATCAGGGTTGATTTACAGTGGGATTATTCAAAGCTTAAAATTCGGATGGTTGGAAAGAACGGATGGAGTGACACTGTCCATTGATACATCCATGTATCAGATGTATTgttatgttgatttttttttaattttggtgttCAAGGGTGCTACTCAGCTCTTGGAATGGAGTCTGGAGGCAAGGTGAAAATCAAAGACGAACAGATCACTGCTTCTTCTTACAGAACATCCAATTCAATGCCGGCAAAAGCTAGGCTCCATGGGTAAGTGttcacttttttcttgttttagttaAAATACGAGTTCTTTTCAATGGTTGTCATGTCAGTACCAATAACAGTAACAAATAAGGTAGGTTCTCCCCACCAAAtcgcccctgaatcaaacatgtaAGTCATAGAAAATAATCACCCAATGAGATACAAATCTGAAagcaatcacgacttggtcgctggcgttttcccgcgctttaggctgATTGGTCGGTTTTACtctaagttctcattggctcttaaaggtatttccctttcttttgattggtcattgtgattactttggttttggttttacgacactcagtcGAAATGCGCTCAATAGCAAAGAATGTAGCCCTTATTGAAGTtacacattttcattttatttaccaGTGTTGGTGGTTGGTGTCCAAAAGATACAGATCGCAGTCCGTATATTCAAATAGATCTTCTTACGCCCCACACCATCACAAGAGTGGAGACTCAGGGCGGCTATGGTAACTACgttgaaaaattcaagttaacATTCAGTTATGACAACACAAAGTGGTTCGATTACACAGTCCATGGCAAGGTTACGGTGAGTTATCTTCATCTGAATATTGCTAAGTTTGACACCGAATTCTCCAAATGAATGTTAAAGAAATGTGTGACAGACTGTAGGGAAAATTTATGTTAAGATATTGACTGTACCATATACTTTTGTTTTAGGAATTTGAGGGTAATAGAAACGCGTATATTCCCAAGGAAAATAATTTGACACAGCCGCTGACTGCTCGTCTGATTCGGTTACACCCGATATTGGGTGAAAGAAAAGACACGGAGCCTTGTCTCAAGCTGGAGCTGTATGGATGTGAACCTAGAGAAGGTTGGTGTTCACCTTAAACGTGCTCTAcgttaatcctttacaccctaacatcagtatgcatattctccatactgttctttatacatttcctaaggtgccgacaaggagaatttgtttactgatcaaaagcttctttcattggtgatcatttcttttattctcatgaccttcatgtgtgattcaggggtgatactgtcaggagaaattagatgccagtcactcttagggtttaaggGGTTGCAGTAAGCGGAGGTCCATACCTAAGTATGTTAGTAACAACTTCATTATGACTATCGGCCAAGAGAAGATTAGTGCGCAGTGTGAACGCTCCTTTTATTAAGCGGAGCCACATAACTGTGTAAGTAACGACTTAGTTGTGGTTGTCAACCCAGTAAAAGTTAATTTACACTATGGAAACTCTCTAATTTAGCGGAGCCACACAATTAAGTATTGTTACAATTTTGAGCATTCGAATTTTGCGGCGGTTATTTGTGGGCTGGTGAGTTTTGtgttttaaacaaacaaattgtgCGGTTTGAAAGCCAGTTAGGAAGTGGCGAGCATTTTAATCTAACCACGCTAAGTGAATTGAACAGGCATGCGCGGGTTTCTTCTCGCATGCGCGTGTGACTCACGTTCTTGCCGCGCGTCTGCCTCGTAGCCAGGCAGCGTCGTTAATGATCCCCAGAAGTACACGAGTTCGTTAACGGATTACTATTTTCCTCGAACTTACTTTTATCTGAGAAATGTAACGACATGCGTCTTCGGGTGACAAAAGAACCGCGCTTATCTCATTTGGAGCATTACCCTTTCTGTTTCCACCAAAAGTTCAAATCCACTTGCGGAACTCAAGGGGAACACTTTGTCATAGGCTCATAAAAATATTAAGACTCTTTCTTCATCACAACAACAGATTGTAAAACGCCAGTTGGTCTTGAGGATCGAAGAATCACCAACCGACAGATTTCTGCATCCTCCCATTGGAACAACCATTACGCCTTCAACGCTCGGCTGAACAATAAGGCAGGGAACCATGATGGCCAATATAACTGGGGCGGGTGGTGCACCGATCAAGAGGATAAGAACCAGTATTTACAGGTTAGTGCGTGGCTACTTTGCAGCTTGATATACAACAAACCTCTGTATAATGGAGAAGGTCTCGATGTTCCGAATCCCCGTTAAGCAATGACCAGCCATCTCACGACCTTTGTAGCGAGGATTTCAGTGTAACAAGCCCTGTGAAACGAGGGTTCAGGCATAAGAAACCCCTTTGTACCCGAATTCTTTTTTCCCAAGAACCTAAACCCCAAATTCGAAAAAAGTTCTCTCAACATTAGCGAAGGattgtgaaatttttaaaaaatggaaggTTTAGTAGTAAGCTCTTGCATCCTGGACTGGCGGAtgcttttttctccttttctttcgAATTTACACCTTAATCTCAAGCATCAACAGATCTTTATCAAGCTCTTTTTAGAAGAGGGTGCTACCACTGAACTTGTGTGCCTTCATGATAACTATACTTACTAGTATTTGTGCTCTACGTAACTCAGGTCGATCTGGGTCGGGTGCGGTCTGTGTCTGGCGTAGCAACTCAGGGCTACATGGGGGAAATGTTTGTATCGAAGTATCACTTGAATTACAGTACGGATGGGCTTACGTGGCGTTCCTTCAGAGAGAGGGGAGAAACTAGAAGCAAGGTATGagcaaatacaaaaaaaagggATTAAACTATGGGGCAGGACTGCATTGCGAGTCCAAACTGTTGTGCCTGAATGGAATGATTACCCATCAGGGGCTACCAGTGCGTCTCAGGTTCTCATAAAGTTTGTTAACCCTTGAGCTCCTAaatgtgattaacatgtaacttctctaaaatatccatacgTTCACCAAACAGTTATTGAGAATAATcacttatcaggtggaagttgtcAACTTGATCTGATACCTTATTCCGGGTTACTAATTTACGTGGAACTGTGTAGCAGCTAGCGAGGATATTTAACAATCAGaatttgggagttaaatggcTATTATGTATTCATTGAAAGGTCATcacaatatttgtttttctcttggaaTCCGGAAGAGCAGTGCTActttatttgtctttaaaaataaatgggTTTGCCAagcttttatttcttcttttatcagGTTTTCCAAGGCAACTTTGACAACGACACTGTGATAAAGAGGCGCCTTTCTCACAGAATATTTGCTCGTTACATCCGCTTCAATCCTTTAGCTTGGAACGCAGGGGGCTTTATCTGTTTGCGGGTGGAGATTTACGAGTGTCTTCCAACTAAAGGTACAGATAGATTCGTGGACGCGTATTAATGGGGTCAACGCATTAACTGATAGCAGAATCATGCGAGGGTGTTCTTAAATTTAGTTTTTATGTACACGACTGTGATAGATTTTCAGTTTGTAAGTCTTTGATTTAGTTTTTTCGCTTAGCTGATAACAAATTGTCTCACTGAAAAATGATATACCATGAAAATGCCTaagttattttgctttgttGAATTCAGATCAAATCCTTTACGTTATCGAGTGGTAGATTTGTTCAAGCTAGTGTCGTTTTTAAACTCGGCTTGGTGCTAAGAACTGAGGCGTGGTTCGATTGATGTGCTTTCATGTTCAGTTagagcgcatttcgattgagtgtcgttaCAACGAGTGGAAGTAATTTCTGTAGGCTTCAGAATAAGGGAAATATCAtaaggaagagaagaaagaggaagaaagtaaaaaaagaggCAAACAacgtaaagcgcgggaaaacgcgtgtgacCAAGTCGCAATTGGTTTGactttgaatctgattggttgagaggatagCGGGAAGCTTtcggaaccaatcagatgacaAAGTAAATTGTGACCAATGCAGTCTCAGATTACTTACGACACTCATTGAAAATCGCTGTACAAGAAAATGAAGTTAATCTTTAACGATTGCAGCTGAAGAGGAGGCCAAGACGCAAATTACAGTTTAGTTTCTCCGCTTGATGCTTACTAAATATAGTTCCCTTTTCTCGAACTAAACACAACGAATTTTTAATTGCTATATGCTAAGAGCCCTTCATCATTCTTGAATTAGTTGTGACATTGGAAGCACTGATTTAAAAACTTGTACTAGTGAACGCAATTTATAATAAAGAGTTTTATTATCCAACTCGACTCATTATAATGAGCTTAGACGGAGGAAAATATCTTCTACTAACTAAAGAAAACAACTATTGAAAGATTttatttctggtttttttttagtcgtAATTATGGTAGGATGCGAAGTGCGGTTTTAAATCCAGATAGCGAAAACGTTGGATAGTGAATCTCACAAAAAGCTTTTGAGTGTGTCAGTCTTAACATTGTGATTTTTAGGCTAAAAATAGGAGGGATGTTGTTCATGACTAAAACGTAATTAGATCTTTGACCCTTTTCCTGTCTTCTGATTTCTTACCTTTTTCCTCTTTGTGTGCATGGGATGAGTTTCCTGTTTCAGCTCGTAGAATAGCCACATAAAGATTTGTGAGCGCGCCAAGGGAGATTAATAACATATTTTGGtctctaaaattatcaccatgTCTGCCTTTAATTTCACTCCTGTGAGCTTTGACGttaacctttcaactcccagaagttattgatatgtaacttctccccataatatccatacattatacagcaaacaggtaatgagaatactcaaacttatcaggtagaagttgttatcttgatctgacaccaaattctcgtaagtgatttacaaggaaatgtgttacTGTTAGAGAGAGAATTATCAATTAGATCGCGGGTATCAATACTGGTATACTCTTTAACTCCCTTTTAACTCCCATCTAGTTGGtgtacattttcatttatttatgcaatgtaattttttcacacAATTTGGCTGATTGTTATGTAGTCTCGTCCCATAATTGGGTGACAATTATTGCAACTGCTATGAGAAGTTTCGTGTCCATCTCCTCTGGTAGTCATTGATAGCAATCAATTTCCCAACAACCGTTGATGAAACGGTTATGATACGAGTCTAATTGCTGACACCTCTGTGGTTTTAACCTAAAAATACAATTATTAATTCAGGTTACAAATCCGCTTTCCATCTGCCACGCCTTGTGCGATAAATCTTATACTggtcacgttttttttttcatccaggGAGCGTACCGGTAGTTGATCCGCCAAGTGAGACTGTGGAACTGAATCGCACCAGTTCTGTCAATCTGACGTGCCTGGTTTCCGGTCAGCCTGGTGCTGACATGGAATGGTATCGAAACGGACTTGTGatcccctccccaccccctgCTGCAGTCTTAAGGAATGGAAGTGTGAAGAGCGTGTTGATGTTATCACGTGTTAAGTACAAAGACCGAGGTTCAGTATTGTCTTGCACGGCCTGGTACCCAGGATTACCAATCAATGCAACGCGGAACATTCATCTTCTTGTCCATGGTATGTGTTTCCGATTTTGCGTTTTTCCTCCTGTAAAATGTAGCCTATTCTTGTAAGTGTGTCATGAGGAATCTGCTTTAATCTTTTCCATCCCAAACGTTTAGTTTATCATTCCCTTTTGGTTAATTACTTCCGCTTTGGTGTTTTTCTTCCTTAGGAAAACATTATTTTCTGGTTTCGCCTGATTATTTTGACTTAACTCCCCTACGTTCGCAAGCCTTTGCGTTGGTGAAGGTGTGTTTACGGACCCTGAACatcgtttatttcattttttcccagCTCCTCGTCCAGAAGTGGTTATCATGGACGTCCAGTCTAGGACTCTCCGTTTCCGAGTTAAAGATCCCACACCGACAGACACTGCTAAGTACATTGTTCGCTACAGAAAGCGCTCAGTTTACTGGGACTGGGTACAAGTGGAGCTAAACAAGACCACAAGAGGTGACGATACTATGGTCACCTTAGACGGACTGCATCCTTATACCGCGTACATAGTAGAAGTGGCGTCTTACTACAACGACGATGACGAAGGACCATTCAGTATGCCACAGTCTTTTGAGACAAAGGAAGCAGGTGAGGATTacgttcccttttttttttgcctgtttgtttgtttacttgtaTTGTGATCATGTCGTTTGGTCGTCCGGACGTGGGTAGCTTTCTGAAGGAGTATTGTTTCACTGTCGATTCTCCTCGACTCTAATGATGGCCTCCACCAAGGTTGTCGAAACGTAAGTCACTTTTCAAACAATTGTCCTTCTTAGGATTACCCTTACCCGGACGATTAGACAATACAATCGAATGTTACCCCCGGATTCAAACCGTTTTTTGGTTCCTCTTTTCACTCGTAAGATTAGATATTTTAGGCTAATGATTAAATCAAGAGACGTCGTTATGAGTGTAATCAATACAGAATGGTTTCATTATCGCGAAACGAACACACTGAACGTGTCGAAACTAAGTTTCTAACAGAATCTATCTAGCCATAGACATTTGGTTCCTTCGAGAAGGCGTGTTCACCTTGATTCAGCGAAATTCCTTATACGTGTTTCCCAAACAATTTGACAGCGGTGGTTTACCTTTTTTATGGAATGCTACTTTCATCCTTCGTCATCACTGTTCCTGTTTAATTTATTGTCATTCCTCTACTTTATTTCTTAACTACTTTTACTAAAGTAATATTCTAGAAGTGGTTTTTTTAAACTCCCTCTTAACACGTTTGCTTATTTCCCGTTCCTCTCGTCTCCAGCTCCTAGCGGTCCACCTCGTGATGTTGTCATCATACCACGTGGCAAAAACGACATAAGAGTGTCATGGTTCATCCCCAGTGCTGAGAACAGTAATGGAAAAATCACCAAATATGAAGTTATCTTATACAAACCCAACGGGGAGGTGTACACTTTCATAAGCAAAGAGAAGCTTTCAAAGGACATAAGGGGCCTGGTAATTAATCAGAAGTACTACATTGGCGTGCGTGCCTTTACAAGAGTTGGGCCTGGACCTTATAGCAAAAATATTACCTACTCAATAGGTATGAAATAGAGAGGAAAGTTGTCAACTTCACTATCTAGATCTGAATATCAACTCTCTCAACTCTACCAAGCAGTTGTCATGATCTTAGccttgagaatttggtgtttgattaGTTGCTTTGTGGTTTGGTTCTTTGCCCCAAATGATCAtttgcttgttttaattttttacagaGAAAAGCAGCGAAGGTTCCCAAATAACACGCGCATTGGAGAAACTGAGCAAAGTAAGTGGTTCTGTTTAGctcaaagaaaaccttttttgactttttcttctTAGGCTTTTTATGCAATTCATAATCTTTCTTCGGGAAGAACCCCTACTCGGTGGTTGACggagtttaattttttccagtgcACGAAACAGCACAAATATGGCGTAATTATTGTTATAAGCTATTCATCTATCTATCTTTCAGGTTCCAGTCACTGACGCCAACGCAGTTAAAGTCATGAAGGAAGTCAAAAATATTACAACCAAGTCTTCCGACTTGCAAGAAAAGGACATTTCAATCACAGCAAACATTCTCCAAAATGTTGTTAAGACGAACATGACGTCATCTGAAGTCGGTGATCACGTGTTGGATACCATAAGTCACGTGATGGATGTGGAAACAGACGTGTTGCAGAAAACCCGATATAAGTTCAACACATCTGCTAAGTAAGGGTTCAAAGTTATTTTGATGGAACATTCGAATTGACGGGGGCTTCATTTCCATTTGGACACCCTAAAGTGGTTGTGAGGCAGAGCTTCACGTTGCTCTctgtatttgaaatatttcctcttGCTCTAAAAATTTAATCCCTGTAATTTGTTTTCGCTTCCAGATTTGTAAAGCTTCTTGACGAGTACATCGAcaaaggtggccaatttagcaGAAGTACACGCAATCTTGCTGTTCACGAGCAACTCATCAAAGGAGCCAGTAATGGGGTCAGCTTGTCAGTCCAAACTACCCAGAACAGTATTGCGTTTAACGCAAGCGCAAACGCTTCTCGCGGAGAGAACGCGGAAATCGAAGCTAGTGTGACTGTACCCAATTCCGCTCTGAAGACAGAAGAAAATGCGACTCTGATTGTGGTGTACTATCGCACAAGCAAATTATTTGCTCCCAGATATTCCCCTGAATATCGCAAGACGGAGGAGTGCGAGGATGGTTTCGCAGCCGAGAAGGTGTCCAAATTCCAGCGGGAAACTGCAGCGCGGTCACGTTATACCATGGAAAACGTCACTGGAGATGTTATCACAGAGAGTAGCCCGGTGTTGGCTGCGAGTTTGAGGAAAAAGCACGTGTTCAACCTGACCAAGCCCGTCGTTATTAAGTTTAAAATGCCTCACGAACAGGTAAAAATTTGTTGAGAATAAGCACagaatacaatatcatgcagacaagtgatgagaataaagaaaaatcttaattatgGAATGCTAATtaatccgataccaaattctccaaactaacatagtGAGAATCgtttgacagacagtaaggagaattactaacgagaTCTATTTTACTGAATACCTTACTTACTTTCATCCCTTTTTAAAACAGATTATCGAGAACAGCACCAGATGTGTCTGGTGGGATTTTGAAAGGGGTGAGTGCTGCATATATGTCGTTATTTTAAGTAGCAACTTGTGGCTGAGCGTTAGCTCTCGCTTTCGTAATTTCCTTATTTGTGTCAGGTGTTGAACTTGAGGGgtaagctaaatgttttctgttggggtggggtgggagtTGGGTGATCCCTACACCAGCGTCTGAGTGGCATTTGGAGGTATAGCGTATAATTCATAACATATGATTCATATGATGATTCAAGGTTATCAGAGTTGGTAACTTTGAAGAACCTTGTATTTTCATGTGAATTAGTCTGTgatattccatttttttttaaacacgatCTTGATCGAAGTATATGAAACTACTTTCTCCGGTTCTCCTACACTGTTCTCAAATTCTTCCTTGGATTGTTCCATGCTTTAGTTTAAATCCTCTTTAGTCAcagttacttttctttttgtaactGTGTCCATGACTGAGAATTAAACCTGTAAAATTTTACcgttttacaataattttttgtccCGTCTTTTTTCATAGGTGAATGGTCTACTGCCGGCTGTTCACTTCGAGGGATAGTTGATGATACTGTCATTTGCGATTGTAATCACATGACTAACTTTGCAGTCCTAGTGGTGAGTAGCCTTTTATTGCAAATCCCATCTGCCCTTTGGCCTCCCATATAAGGACACTCCCTTCAAGCACACTCCAAGTCGCGGATTGGGACACCCCCTTGTAGCAAACACAAAGTCATGAACCCagctccttaaccctttacaccctaacatcagtatgcatattctccatattgttctctatacgtTTCCTATGGTTCTGGCgaggagaatatgtttaataatcaagagtgtcttaaattggtgatgatttcctttattcatgtaaccttaatgtttgattcaggagtgatacaGTTAGttaaaattagatgctagtcaccttaaaagttaaagggttgaaacgTGAGATTCTGAAACCGCTCCTTGGTGGACCTTTCCCAGTCTTAACGTTTGCGCACAGTAGGAGCGACTATCATTCACATTTGAAACATGGAGTctatgttattgtttatttgtagGATGTAGAAGCTCATACTTCGAAGCCTTGCGGCAAACATTCTATGGTGCTGTCGCTGATTAGTTACATCGGCTGTGGATTGTCTATTTTGGGATTGTCGCTGACCATATTTacttttgcatttttcaggTAAGAGTTTTGAacttgttaatcatttctgtCTAAACTCAGACTTAAATTTCTTGATGATTTTCTACTTTGAATCATCCTTTCTATTGGTTTCTTAGCGGTGTTGCTAGCTTAGAAAGAGAACTTCGAATTTAACTTTGGTGTTCGCAGATTTCAACAAAAGCTTCTGAGCAGTGTTATGCCTAGCAACTTAGTTCTAACATTTTTTGGTCCGTGAGCGAAACCTCTCTGGGGGACAATCTCACTAAAAGCCTCTAACCGtacttttcattactttgtATAAGGTGGTGGGGACTTAAAAATCTGGGAATTCTATATTGTGTGATCATTCAATTGAAAGCAATGTAACACTTGTTTTTGGCGGTGCTGGTAATTCTTTTGCATAATGTGGCTCTGTGTTTGTACGGCGTATAATTGTGTGATGTGTAAGGAAAAGCTTATAAGAGGTGTTCTCAGCCAGCTTCACTCTTTTGATCATACAAGATTGGGGTCTTGACAATTTTTTACACTTGTGTTTAGGTAaatgttttcatgcttttctttttttcaatcctcGATCACAGGAAGCTTCGAAAGGATCAAATCGCAGCTAAAATTCTGCTTCATCTGTGTGTCTCGCTTCTGTGTGTGCTAATCGTATTTGTCGCGGGGGTGGAGAGGGGCGGGATGGCAGAGGACGCCTGCCGGATCGTAGCAGCCCTTATTCATTATTTCTTGTTGGTGGCGTT
This is a stretch of genomic DNA from Pocillopora verrucosa isolate sample1 chromosome 12, ASM3666991v2, whole genome shotgun sequence. It encodes these proteins:
- the LOC131783064 gene encoding uncharacterized protein isoform X1, whose product is MAEQRKMNAFSRIHATFRIGALVILFHFTQLGCYSALGMESGGKVKIKDEQITASSYRTSNSMPAKARLHGVGGWCPKDTDRSPYIQIDLLTPHTITRVETQGGYGNYVEKFKLTFSYDNTKWFDYTVHGKVTEFEGNRNAYIPKENNLTQPLTARLIRLHPILGERKDTEPCLKLELYGCEPREDCKTPVGLEDRRITNRQISASSHWNNHYAFNARLNNKAGNHDGQYNWGGWCTDQEDKNQYLQVDLGRVRSVSGVATQGYMGEMFVSKYHLNYSTDGLTWRSFRERGETRSKVFQGNFDNDTVIKRRLSHRIFARYIRFNPLAWNAGGFICLRVEIYECLPTKGSVPVVDPPSETVELNRTSSVNLTCLVSGQPGADMEWYRNGLVIPSPPPAAVLRNGSVKSVLMLSRVKYKDRGSVLSCTAWYPGLPINATRNIHLLVHAPRPEVVIMDVQSRTLRFRVKDPTPTDTAKYIVRYRKRSVYWDWVQVELNKTTRGDDTMVTLDGLHPYTAYIVEVASYYNDDDEGPFSMPQSFETKEAAPSGPPRDVVIIPRGKNDIRVSWFIPSAENSNGKITKYEVILYKPNGEVYTFISKEKLSKDIRGLVINQKYYIGVRAFTRVGPGPYSKNITYSIEKSSEGSQITRALEKLSKVPVTDANAVKVMKEVKNITTKSSDLQEKDISITANILQNVVKTNMTSSEVGDHVLDTISHVMDVETDVLQKTRYKFNTSAKFVKLLDEYIDKGGQFSRSTRNLAVHEQLIKGASNGVSLSVQTTQNSIAFNASANASRGENAEIEASVTVPNSALKTEENATLIVVYYRTSKLFAPRYSPEYRKTEECEDGFAAEKVSKFQRETAARSRYTMENVTGDVITESSPVLAASLRKKHVFNLTKPVVIKFKMPHEQIIENSTRCVWWDFERGEWSTAGCSLRGIVDDTVICDCNHMTNFAVLVDVEAHTSKPCGKHSMVLSLISYIGCGLSILGLSLTIFTFAFFRKLRKDQIAAKILLHLCVSLLCVLIVFVAGVERGGMAEDACRIVAALIHYFLLVAFLWMLIEAYFMYQAFVKVFRDSGDYVIWKCTALAWGVPFLVVIVTLGVDKSSYGGENYCRIGDVAFFAAFMTPVVFVIFINTITFLLIMYKLATRPPNAADPDRTSEGLLKIKRAFGILILVGITWMFGFFAVREARLVFQYLFAIFNSLQGFAIFMFYCVIQKKVRECWWALLTCNLGSLKKSKSIYTDSYDRRRLSSASRVQLDAMRARSNTALSQILQMPLRKVSSFPEIIVPRGSANNVNYHSNMVYEDERTQLPTVAIQTCDYQLSGSEGIEVDESMDSLSSRSASRSPSLRSRSIIVTQCGEPVTHSRAPSIRSSQVTANSEHSTPKFFRLPVKRINNQRSVGALNWSRECMRPKETLKRTASHTPEVQRPANPSSSLRRTRSACSFDDTRFSADFSISSDQTSCESLSSEAQTPTVKKYLGTPFENVGAQIIGPLRGSIRGIVGYVETTVENFDLLIDLEKQRSFSSPERSIHHV